In the Streptomyces sp. WMMC940 genome, AAGCGGCGACCTCGGCGGCCACGATGGTCCGGACCCGGTCGACGTCGGCGGCCATGGGGGCGTCCGCGGACGCCTCGGCGAGCGATTCGATGTCGACGAGGCGGACTCCGTCGAGCCGGTGGACCGCGGCGTCGATGTCCCGGGGCATGGCGAGGTCGAGCAGCGCCAGCCGTCCCGTACGGCGCTCGAGCGCGGCCTCGACCGCCTCGGTCCTCAGCACCAGCCCGGTGGCGCCGGTGCAGGAGACGACGACGTCGGCACCTGCCAGTTCGTCGCCGACCGAGACCATGTCGACGGCCCGGGCGCGGACGCCCGTCCCGCCGGGTTCGGTCAGGATCCGGACCAGCCGGTCGGCTCGCTCACGGGTGCGGTTCGCGACGACGATCTCGGCGACCCCGGCGCGCGCCAGCGTGGCCGCCGCGAGGGAGGACATCGAGCCCGCACCGATGACGAGCGCGGTCCTGCCCGCGGCCCACTCCTCGGTGGGGGTGCCGTCGGCCAGCTGTTCCAGTCCGAAGGTGACGAGCGACTGCCCGGCCCGGTCGATCCCGGTCTCGCTGTGGGCGCGCTTGCCGACCCGCAGGGACTGCTGGAACAGGTCGTTCAGCAGCCGGCCCGCACTGTGCAGCTCCTGGCCGAGCGCCAGGGAGTCCTTGATCTGACCGAGGATCTGGCCCTCGCCGACGACCATCGAGTCCAGCCCGCAGGCCACCGAGAACAGATGGTGGACGGCCCGGTCCTCGTAGTGCACGTACAGATAGGGGGTGAGCTCCTCCAGGCCGACGCCGCTGTGCTGGGAGAGCAGGGTCGACAGCTCGGCGACCCCGGCGTGGAACTTGTCCACGTCGGCGTAGAGCTCGATGCGGTTGCAGGTGGCGAGGACGGCCGCCTCCGCCGCTGGTTCCGCGGCAAGGGCGTCCTGAAGCAGCTTGCCCTGGGTGTCCACGGAGAGGGAGGCCCGCTCCAGGACGCTGACGGGGGCGCTGCGGTGGCTGAGGCCGACGACCAGGAGACTCATGCCGGCATCACGGCGGGCACGTCCCCGTCGGGTCCCTTCCGGCCGTCGGCCGTTGCGGAAGTGCCGGTCGGGGCGACGGGCGGCACGGCGGCCTCGCCCTCGGTCTCCTCGCCGGCCTTGCGCTGCTCGTGGAAGGCGAGGATCTGCAGCTCGATCGAGAGGTCGACCTTGCGCACGTCCACGCCGTCCGGCACCGAGAGCACGGTGGGGGCGAAGTTGAGAATGGACGTCACACCGGCGGCGACGAGCCGCTCGCACACCTGCTGGGCGGCGCCCGCGGGGGTCGCGATGACCCCGATGGACACGCCGTTGTCCGAGATGATCTTCTCCAGCTCGTCCGTGTGCTGGACGGGGATGCCGGCGACCGGCTTGCCGGCCATCGCCGGGTCGGCGTCGATCAGCGCGGCCACCCGGAAGCCACGGGAGGCGAAGCCGCCGTAGTTGGCGAGCGCGGCGCCGAGGTTGCCGATACCGACGATCACAACCGGCCAGTCCTGGGTCAGGCCGAGCTCACGGGAGATCTGGTAGACGAGGTACTCGACGTCGTACCCGACGCCGCGGGTCCCGTAGGAGCCGAGGTACGAGAAGTCCTTGCGCAGCTTCGCCGAATTGACTCCCGCGGCGGCCGCGAGTTCCTCGGAGGAGACGGTCGGCACGGAGCGCTCCGACAGCGCGGTCAGCGCGCGGAGATACAGCGGAAGCCGGGCGACGGTGGCCTCGGGGATTCCTCGGCTGCGAGTCGCCGGTCGGTGGGTTCGGCCAGTTGCCACGGTGCTCCTGCGGGATGAGCGAGGCTGGCGGCCATGCGTCCCAGGACCGCCCCGTCGAGAGCAGGCTATGTCTTTGTGAACACGTGCACAAAGATGGTGTCCGGTTTGTCCGTGCAAAGTGACCGGGGTCACGCGAGCCGATCGCGCCATTCCGGAACCGCGGACGACCGGCACCCGTTGCGAGTCCCACGGGGGCAAAGCGACACACACTCCTTACGGCCACGCCCCCGAGACCACAACAAAACGCCCACGATGGTAGCCGCCTTTCCGGTCACGCCCCCAGTTCGCGACGGAGCCTGCCGGCGTCCACGCGCCAGAACGTGTGCTGCTCCCCGTCCACGAGCACCACGGGGATCTGCTCCCAGTAGGCGCGGTGCAGCTCCTCGTCCCGGGTGATGTCCTTCTCCTCCCAGGACGCACCCGTCTCGGCGCACACCTGCTGGATCACGGACCGCGCGTCGTCACAGAGATGACACCCGGGCTTCCCGATCAGGGTCACCACACGGTCACCGGCCTTCTTCTTGCTACGCCGCAGCAGAGGACTCATGCCCCCATTCTCCGCCCGCGCGCGACACGCCCGAACGGCCCCTTTAACAATCCGGCCGCGGAGAGTTCACGCCTTCGCATCCCGGCCAGTCGGGAACTGCCGAACGGACTGGCTATGCTCACGACATGGCCGCACTGGGATGGCTCACCCCCCGCAGGCGCTCCTCGACCGCCCGGAGCGTTCTCGCCGGCGAGGCCGCTGCCGAGGCAGCACGCAAGACCTCACAGCAGTTCGAGGCGGACGCCCGGGCCCGGACCGACGCGGACACCGCACCGTCCGAGCCCGACTTCCCCGTGGCCGGGGACATCAGCGCCGCCGCGTTCTTCGACCTGGACAACACCGTCATGCAGGGCGCCGCGATCTTCCACTTCGGCCGCGGGCTGTACAAGCGGAAGTTCTTCCAGCGCCGGGAGCTGGCGAGGTTCGCCTGGCAGCAGACGTGGTTCCGGATCGCGGGTGTCGAGGACCCCGAGCACATGCAGGACGTGCGCGAGTCGGCACTGTCCATCGTCAAGGGCCACCGGGTCTCCGAACTGATGTCGATCGGCGAGGAGATCTACGACGAGTACATGGCCGACCGCATCTGGCCGGGCACCCGCGCCCTCGCCCAGGCCCACCTCGACGCGGGCCAGAAGGTGTGGCTGGTCACCGCCGCGCCGGTGGAGACCGCGACGATCATCGCCCGCCGACTGGGACTGACCGGCGCGCTCGGCACGGTCGCCGAGTCCGTCGACGGCGTCTACACGGGCAAGCTCGTCGGCGAGCCGCTGCACGGCCCGGCCAAGGCCGAGGCGGTGCGGGCCCTCGCGAGCGCCGAGAACCTCGACCTCGCCCGCTGTGCGGCCTACAGCGACTCGCACAACGACATCCCGATGCTCTCCCTCGTGGGACACCCGTACGCCATCAACCCGGACACGAAACTGCGCAAGCACGCTCGTGAGCGGGACTGGCGGCTGCGCGACTACCGCACGGGCCGCAAGGCGGCGAAGGTCGGCATCCCGGCCGCGGCGGGAGTCGGCGCCCTCGCGGGCGGTACGGCCGCGGCCGTGGCCCTGCACCGCCGCCGGCGCTGACCCCCCGGGCGGCACCCCCGGCCGGGCTCCCCCACCGCCACTCTGCGTATCAGTGCCCGCGTTACGGATCCGACCACCCGTGTCCGGTCCTCCGCGGCGGTCCCGGAACGCTCGGCACCCGCATGTCCTGCGACGGCGCACAGCAGGCGGTACCCGGCATTCCGGGGGCCGTACCCCTCCACGTCGCCCGCCAGTCGCGATGCCTCCCGACGAACACAACCCATCACGCCCCGCCGCAGAAGGCGAAGTAATCCGATCAGCAAGCGATCACAATCTGCGACTGGTTGTGCTGCTCTGCCGTAACAGAAGCGACGGATTCGATGATTTGAGCAACTGGGTGTAGCACTGCCTGTACGAAGCGTTATTCTCCTCAGACGCACATGGACCCCCACGCGTCGCCACGACGAGTGAACGGTCCCGCACAGCACGTGATGGAAGCTCTGCCTCTGGGAGTCCCGTGTACCCACACGTCGGGGTTGACGCCTCGGGCCTGGCTACGCTCCGCGCAGTGGTCCTCGACCACCTGCGCGGCTTCGTCCCCACCGCGTACGCCGTCCCCGCCTTCGCCGCGAGCCCTGCCGCCCTCGGCCCTGCCGGTCCCTGCTACGCCCTGGCCGACCGCATCGAGAAGGTGCCGGCCCGCAGCGGCGCGGTCGAGGCGCGATCGGGCGAGCGCGAGGTCGGCAGACGAGGCGGCCGGCACGCCGCCACCTCGACCACCGCCCGCCGGCCGAGTGCCGACAGCGACAGCGCGCGGATGATGGAACTGGTCGAACGCGCCCAGGCGGGCGAGGCCGAGGCCTTCGGCCGGCTCTACGACCAGTACAGCGACACCGTCTACCGCTACATCTACTACCGGGTGGGCGGCAAGGCGACGGCCGAGGACCTCACCAGTGAGACCTTCCTCCGTGCTCTGCGCCGCATCTCCACGTTCACCTGGCAGGGCCGCGACTTCGGCGCCTGGCTGGTCACGATCGCCCGCAACCTGGTCGCCGACCACTTCAAGTCGAGCCGGTTCCGACTGGAAGTGACCACCGGCGAGATGCTCGACGCCAACGAGGTGGAGCGCAGTCCCGAGGAGTCGGTACTGGAGTCGCTCTCCAACGCCGCGCTGCTCGAAGCGGTCCGCAAGCTCAATCCGCAGCAGCAGGAGTGCGTCACCCTCCGCTTCCTCCAGGGCCTCTCCGTCGCCGAGACCGCCCGCGTGATGGGCAAGAACGAGGGCGCGATCAAGACCCTTCAGTACCGGGCCGTGCGCACCCTGGCACGGCTCCTGCCCGACGACGCCCGCTGACGCCGAGCCCCAGAGGCGCGGTGCACCGTCCCGCACCCCCACAGCCCCACCGGCACCCCCTCCCCCCCACGCGCCCGTCCCCGGCCCGTCCACCCTCAACTCACCATCCGTGAGCACCTGATGACGCACTGGTCCGATCATCCTCCGCGCGTAACCCAACTGCCGAGCCGCTCGTTGTGCGCAATGCAGGCTCCCTGCGGTCACGTCGTGCGTGCAACCACCCACTCTTTCGTGTGGATGTGCTCAAGTCGTGCAACCTTCCGGACCCCCCGGGGAGTCGACCGTCATGACGAGAGGAGGTGCCGCCAGTGATCGCGAACGTTTCGGCGCACCGGCGGGCGAACGCCTTCGCCCAGGACCTGGAGAACCAGACGCTCCGGGGCACGGCGGCCGAGCAGCCCGAGAGTTCGGCCGAGCGGGCCGAACAGGGGCAGCTGTTGGCCTTGGCGAACGGCCTCGGCGAGCTGCCGAAGCCGGAGTTGGATCCCGATGTCAAGGTGGTGCAGCGAGCCCAGCTCGTGGCCGCCATGGAAGCCATGTTCGCGGAGGGCTCCGCGTCCAGGGGC is a window encoding:
- a CDS encoding glutamyl-tRNA reductase; its protein translation is MSLLVVGLSHRSAPVSVLERASLSVDTQGKLLQDALAAEPAAEAAVLATCNRIELYADVDKFHAGVAELSTLLSQHSGVGLEELTPYLYVHYEDRAVHHLFSVACGLDSMVVGEGQILGQIKDSLALGQELHSAGRLLNDLFQQSLRVGKRAHSETGIDRAGQSLVTFGLEQLADGTPTEEWAAGRTALVIGAGSMSSLAAATLARAGVAEIVVANRTRERADRLVRILTEPGGTGVRARAVDMVSVGDELAGADVVVSCTGATGLVLRTEAVEAALERRTGRLALLDLAMPRDIDAAVHRLDGVRLVDIESLAEASADAPMAADVDRVRTIVAAEVAAFGAAQRAAHITPTVVALRTMAADVVASEIARLEGRLPDLDERQRAEVSQTVRRVVDKLLHAPTVRIKQLAAEPGGAGYADALRTLFDLDPETVASVSRADVTDADIKNRGRV
- a CDS encoding redox-sensing transcriptional repressor Rex; amino-acid sequence: MATGRTHRPATRSRGIPEATVARLPLYLRALTALSERSVPTVSSEELAAAAGVNSAKLRKDFSYLGSYGTRGVGYDVEYLVYQISRELGLTQDWPVVIVGIGNLGAALANYGGFASRGFRVAALIDADPAMAGKPVAGIPVQHTDELEKIISDNGVSIGVIATPAGAAQQVCERLVAAGVTSILNFAPTVLSVPDGVDVRKVDLSIELQILAFHEQRKAGEETEGEAAVPPVAPTGTSATADGRKGPDGDVPAVMPA
- a CDS encoding glutaredoxin family protein; this encodes MSPLLRRSKKKAGDRVVTLIGKPGCHLCDDARSVIQQVCAETGASWEEKDITRDEELHRAYWEQIPVVLVDGEQHTFWRVDAGRLRRELGA
- a CDS encoding HAD family hydrolase — its product is MAALGWLTPRRRSSTARSVLAGEAAAEAARKTSQQFEADARARTDADTAPSEPDFPVAGDISAAAFFDLDNTVMQGAAIFHFGRGLYKRKFFQRRELARFAWQQTWFRIAGVEDPEHMQDVRESALSIVKGHRVSELMSIGEEIYDEYMADRIWPGTRALAQAHLDAGQKVWLVTAAPVETATIIARRLGLTGALGTVAESVDGVYTGKLVGEPLHGPAKAEAVRALASAENLDLARCAAYSDSHNDIPMLSLVGHPYAINPDTKLRKHARERDWRLRDYRTGRKAAKVGIPAAAGVGALAGGTAAAVALHRRRR
- a CDS encoding ECF subfamily RNA polymerase sigma factor, BldN family; translation: MYPHVGVDASGLATLRAVVLDHLRGFVPTAYAVPAFAASPAALGPAGPCYALADRIEKVPARSGAVEARSGEREVGRRGGRHAATSTTARRPSADSDSARMMELVERAQAGEAEAFGRLYDQYSDTVYRYIYYRVGGKATAEDLTSETFLRALRRISTFTWQGRDFGAWLVTIARNLVADHFKSSRFRLEVTTGEMLDANEVERSPEESVLESLSNAALLEAVRKLNPQQQECVTLRFLQGLSVAETARVMGKNEGAIKTLQYRAVRTLARLLPDDAR